A region from the Rhizoctonia solani chromosome 13, complete sequence genome encodes:
- a CDS encoding NADPH-dependent methylglyoxal reductase GRE2 protein: MTVSNVLLTGGNGFIAVHILLLLLKHGHNVTTTVRSESKTTHLRKTFPEATESGQLKFAIIQDMTAPGAFDQVFKDNAFDSVLHTSSPLVFGVEDPEKDILQPAIKGTTEILKSTKEHGSKVKRVIITSSFAALANSSVDSTKHVYSEKDWNPITYEYAVQNPEVAYFASKALAEKAAWDFVEKEKLQFDLVTICPTMVYGPALQELQFYQIFNGQNNDLKGNGVWLWVDVRDVAEAHVAALEKPEAGGKRFLLAEGNFNVGQVANYIWEHYPERAKAKGIPRSTQFSGYPPEGVYSADTSASRDILGIKYTKN, from the exons ATGACCGTTTCCAACGTACTTTTGACTGGAGGCAATGGATTCATTGCTGTCCACATCTTGCTCCTACTATTAAAACATGGACACAACGTAACTACGACTGTGCGCTCAGAAAGCAAGACCACACATCTACGCAAGACATTCCCCGAAGCTACCGAGAGTGGTCAACTCAAGTTTGCGATCATACAGGATATGACTGCTCCAGGTGCCTTTGATCAAGTCTTCAAGGACAATGCTTTCGACTCTGTCTTGCACACGAGCAGCCCGCTCGTGTTTGGCGT TGAAGACCCGGAGAAGGACATTTTACAGCCAGCTATCAAAGGAACTACCGAGATACTCAAATCTACAAAAGAACACGGCTCCAAAGTCAAACGAGTTATCATCACATCTTCCTTTGCAGCTTTGGCAAATAGTAGTGTCGACTCTACTAAGCATGTATACTCCGAAAAGGATTGGAATCCG ATTACATACGAATATGCAGTGCAGAATCCGGAAGTTGCCTACTTTGCTTCCAAGGCGCTCGCTGAAAAGGCTGCTTGGGACTTTGTGGAAAAGGAGAAACTACAGTTTGATCTTGTCACCATATGCCCTACAATG GTATATGGTCCTGCTCTTCAAGAG CTCCAATTTTACCAAATCTTCAACGGTCAAAACAATGATTTGAAAGGGAATGGAGTCTGGTTGTGGGTTGATGTGAGAGATGTTGCAGAGGCACACGTTGCTGCTCTG GAGAAACCCGAAGCAGGCGGAAAACGATTCCTCTTGGCTGAAGGAAACTTTAATGTTGGGCAAGTAGCCAACTACATCTGGGAGCACTATCCCGAACGGGCTAAAGCCAAGGGTATCCCAAGAA GCACCCAGTTTTCTGGGTACCCTCCCGAAGGAGTCTACTCGGCCGATACCAGTGCTTCAAGAGATATACTTGGTATTAAGTATACCAA GAATTGA
- a CDS encoding cell cycle control protein Cwf15/Cwc15 — protein sequence MSTAHRPTWDPAQAKDVKSGSRQYSSRDMASQTKLKFSNATPVAAIENGPSEEEDPASKRQKMLQEALELDRDDDDDDAKVQDKGKGKATADDMDVDDDDDDDEDEDSDDDEDETAQLLAELERIKRERAAEEERKAREVSEGKARDLEEEIATRNPLLNLEAALGQGSKSGKPGTFAVKKRWDDDVIFKNQAVNSSDSPNGQFVNDLLRTEFHRKFMAKFIK from the exons ATGTCGACAGCTCACAG ACCAACATGGGATCCTGCGCAGGCAAAGGATGTAAAGAGTGGCTCACGACAATATTCGTCGCGCGACATGGCGTCGCAGACGAAACTCAAGTTTAG CAATGCGACGCCAGTTGCTGCGATCGAGAATGGCCCGTCCGAGGAAGAGGATCCTGCGAGTAAACGGCAGAAAATGCTGCAAGAGGCGCTGGAGCTTGACAgagatgatgacgatgatgatgCTAAAGTGCAGGACaaaggcaagggcaaggcTACAGCTGATGATAT GGACGtggacgatgatgatgatgatgacgaagacgaggattccgacgatgatgaagatgagaCAGCCCAGTTATTGGCCGAGTTGGAGAGAATAAAGCGAGAGCGTGCGGCAGAGGAAGAGAGGAAGGCGAGAGAGGTCAGCGAAGGAAAAGCACGGGACTTGGAGGAAGAGATTGCCACAAGAAATCCGTTACTGAACCTCGAAGCAGCACTTGGGCAAGGTTCCAAGTCAGGCAAACCTGGCACGTTTGCCGTGAAGAAGAGGTGGGATGACG ATGTTATCTTTAAAAACCAGGCCGTTAACTCATCAGACTCCCCGAACGGACAGTTTGTCAACGACTTGCTGCGTACGGAATTCCATAG GAAATTCATGGCTAAGTTCATTAAGTAA
- a CDS encoding mucin 2, oligomeric mucus/gel-forming: MAAENVFASDRSLGPTSPEEPHLNGEQGPSIREWTPPPPATPTPPSTPLPSHSFSSPGNRNGGFASASPVNVFSTPERNGFSTPNAASTPVKPTTTTPEVMSTTPLGAPPLFPARALSPIPARLRRMTPDPGSASDEVVFRGRPPRPRPRLKSGNARRFQPFGRDKCRGRWEDTQREREWGRTAHGAVVDSEEQTGDGGEVSSDGRDVVLFVPKSLGPPSRAASPTKSRAGSPAKSQVPSPSKSQIPSPSKSRVSSPSKSYVPSSPSKSRVPSPSKARFRPQPSSLCARCKPSRPMPPPMIPGSPSNVGTLGAEPFMTSSQELPRRPSIELREPIIVQPQPHMFSRMETASRDGSFHTARDSPAQSTDVDFPGSFPHTETPVHMVENQEGSSSAGHSAVTAEENPLVQSAMRAMVSRPVTMTITRRPSGEFAPSAHGSSTPARRAASVHSFVPGGLVPPASLAPSPSIPGLSHTPNSSNGGCSIPVRHDQHYSPPESLPESVTPPTDASRPPTERSNSHPGNESFYSAHAADSDIRLPVESWIAFTMGNMDANGLPITRATFDELQSSEDESAAVAERESAGQSLSDVGTTPSPSRSGSRHSGWLADAAPAGANGHLTVQTSDLDWAEEDGNTSAFSLGSDTSESNRRTVDRLQTVASIVHELNVRTPIPSASSSHLRGPPSLATTSAAYVTPPSFANPPPYRSSHSAPSRTLSPGAVSITFSEASPSLSTIPPPSLVVPSENRNWFADSLVLAEYRHSLYLRDDDQRALEEGEDVILYGGDWEHVGRRSESRATTNSAVPVEAPVDYTPNATDRQSRNKYIQFVLSVAGALRTGAPPRSQRMVENVLRPLRRQPSQPGPRYEDLYDEIGRDEAGALPDDDEIVEDFVRSIMTPQPGTPHRPPPPILIQGSNVLPWPALPSPVSPRIRFARSVSRQTTRSQATSITHITSSHSGYSSLIPPPPRPRPRSLEPHWLTIYVAGRWPIPDTYVTRRTYSSPSALGPPMPYLWRPICHISPERLWEITNFEAQVPVPSQLPPAHSPHSPLNARQHFPTPATTQNHATTYSFSTSSTTSSRSNMMLPPPPTVYPDVGFRTSHANLQIDSLSALPPLPPSVPTLMEHQLSNTSIPVRDHWPRGSRLDRQFHRQDAHPPIPGHPAAESLPPENHRPRDTSTHSLDPFTQLVAICPKPKFGVAGKVVELSRRIFRRGRRARLESIRSQVQRTSPET, encoded by the exons ATGGCCGCCGAGAACGTGTTCGCGTCCGATAGGTCGCTGGGCCCAACATCACCCGAAGAACCGCACCTAAATGGGGAACAAGGACCATCGATTCGAGAATGGACGCCTCCTCCGCCTGCGACCCCTACACCGCCCTCGACGCCCTTGCCGAGCCATTCGTTTTCGAGCCCTGGGAATAGGAATGGAGGGTTTGCTAGTGCGTCCCCCGTGAATGTGTTTTCGACCCCGGAGAGGAACGGGTTTTCGACTCCGAATGCGGCTTCTACGCCTGTCAAGCCCACTACTACTACTCCTGAGGTGATGTCGACTACACCCTTGGGCGCGCCGCCTCTGTTCCCTGCTCGCGCCTTGAGCCCGATCCCGGCACGTTTACGTCGCATGACGCCCGATCCCGGTTCCGCATCCGACGAAGTCGTCTTTAGAGGTCGTCCTCCTCGGCCTCGTCCACGCCTCAAAAGCGGAAACGCC CGCCGATTTCAGCCGTTCGGGCGAGATAAATGTCGAGGCCGGTGGGAGGACACGCAGCGGGAGCGGGAGTGGGGGCGCACGGCGCACGGCGCAGTCGTTGATTCGGAGGAGCAGACCGGGGACGGAGGCGAGGTGTCGAGCGATGGGCGGGACGTCGTATTATTTGTGCCCAAGAGTCTGGGTCCGCCTTCGAGAGCTGCGTCGCCTACCAAGTCGCGCGCTGGGTCTcctgccaagtcccaagTGCCCTCGCCTTCGAAATCTCAGATACCGTCGCCCTCCAAGTCGCGAGTTTCGTCGCCTTCCAAGTCGTATGTTCCCTCGTCGCCGAGCAAGTCGCGTGTGCCTTCGCCGAGCAAGGCCCGGTTCCGTCCCCAGCCAAGCAGCCTCTGCGCCCGTTGCAAGCCGAGTCGACCTATGCCGCCGCCGATGATTC CTGGCTCCCCCTCCAATGTTGGGACTCTGGGTGCAGAGCCATTCATGACGTCGTCTCAAGAACTGCCTCGTCGTCCGTCGATTGAACTTCGTGAACCGATTATCGTCCAACCTCAGCC ACATATGTTCAGCCGAATGGAAACCGCTTCTCGCGACGGGTCCTTCCACACCGCTCGGGATAGTCCTGCCCAATCTACCGATGTCGACTTTCCAGGCTCGTTCCCGCATACCGAGACGCCCGTGCACATGGTGGAAAACCAAGAGGGCTCGTCGAGCGCGGGCCATTCTGCCGTCACGGCCGAGGAGAACCCGCTCGTTCAGTCCGCAATGAGGGCCATGGTATCTCGTCCCGTGACGATGACCATCACCCGTCGTCCCAGCGGCGAATTCGCGCCCAGTGCACATGGAAGTTCGACCCCGGCTCGTCGAGCCGCCAGCGTTCACTCGTTCGTTCCGGGCGGCTTGGTTCCTCCTGCCTCGTTGGCCCCGTCCCCGTCCATCCCCGGCTTATCCCACACGCCCAACTCGTCCAACGGTGGTTGCAGCATACCCGTACGCCACGATCAGCACTACTCTCCCCCAGAGTCACTGCCTGAATCAGTCACGCCACCTACTGATGCATCGAGGCCACCCACGGAACGGTCAAACTCTCATCCCGGAAACGAGTCGTTTTATAGCGCTCACGCGGCCGACAGCGATATTCGTCTCCCCGTCGAGAGCTGGATCGCGTTTACTATGGGCAACATGGACGCCAACGGTCTCCCGATCACGCGCGCAACGTTTGATGAGCTCCAGAGTAGCGAGGACGAGAGTGCGGCGGTTGCCGAG CGGGAGAGCGCCGGTCAGAGTTTGTCCGATGTCGGTACCACGCCCTCGCCCTCTCGGTCCGGCTCTCGTCACTCGGGATGGCTTGCGGACGCTGCTCCTGCTGGCGCAAACGGACACCTTACCGTCCAGACGTCGGACCTCGACTGGGCAGAAGAGGACGGCAACACCTCTGCGTTCTCTCTCGGCAGCGACACGTCTGAATCCAACCGCCGCACTGTTGATCGGCTGCAAACCGTAGCGTCTATTGTCCATGAGCTCAACGTGCGGACTCCGATCCCATCGGCTAGCTCCTCCCACCTCCGTGGCCCACCCAGTCTGGCGACTACCAGCGCGGCATACGTTACCCCGCCCTCGTTCGCGAACCCGCCTCCGTACCGAAGCTCACACTCTGCACCGTCTAGAACCCTCTCGCCCGGCGCGGTCAGCATCACGTTTAGCGAGGCCAGCCCCTCGTTATCGACGATTCCTCCTCCATCCCTAGTGGTCCCCTCTGAAAACCGCAACTGGTTTGCGGATTCGCTTGTTCTTGCCGAATATAGACATTCGCTTTATTTACGAGACGACGACCAACGAGCACTGGAAGAAGGCGAAGACGTAATTCTCTACGGCGGTGACTGGGAACACGTTGGCAGACGATCCGAGAGCCGCGCGACGACCAACTCGGCTGTTCCTGTCGAGGCTCCCGTCGACTATACCCCTAATGCCACCGACCGCCAGTCGCGCAACAAGTATATTCAGTTTGTGCTCTCCGTTGCGGGCGCTTTGCGTACTGGGGCGCCTCCCCGGTCTCAGCGCATGGTCGAGAATGTACTTCGTCCCCTTCGTCGACAGCCTAGCCAACCTGGTCCACGCTACGAAGATCTGTATGACGAGATTGGTCGTGATGAAGCCGG CGCTTTGCCGGATGATGATGAGATTGTCGAGGATTTCGTTCGAAGCATCATGACCCCGCAACCGGGCACGCCACATCGTCCTCCGCCTCCAATCCTCATCCAGGGATCGAATGTTCTCCCATGGCCTGCTCTTCCCTCTCCTGTCTCGCCCCGCATCCGATTTGCACGCTCAGTCTCACGTCAGACGACACGCAGTCAAGCTACGAGCATTACTCATATTACGTCTTCCCATTCTGGTTATTCCAGCTTAATTCCTCCCCCGCCGCGCCCCCGTCCCCGCTCTTTAGAACCTCACTGGCTTACGATTTATGTTGCCGGCCGGTGGCCTATTCCTGATACGTATGTTACCCGTCGGACGTACAGCTCGCCGAGCGCGCTGGGTCCCCCTATGCCCTATCTTTGGAGACCGATATGCCACATTTCGCCTGAACGTTTGTGGGAAATTACTAATTTTGAA GCTCAGGTCCCCGTACCTTCTCAATTACCGCCTGCGCACTCGCCTCACTCGCCTCTGAATGCTAGACAACACTTCCCGACACCTGCCACGACGCAGAACCATGCGACGACTTACTCGTTCTCGACGAGTTCTACGACCTCGAGCCGGAGCAACATGATGCTTCCCCCTCCCCCGACTGTCTATCCTGATGTAGGGTTCAGAACGAGCCATGCCAATCTCCAGATTGACTCGTTGTCCGCGCTGCCGCCTTTGCCTCCGTCGGTTCCGACCCTCATGGAGCACCAGCTGAGCAATACGAGCATTCCCGTTCGGGATCACTGGCCTCGAGGCTCTCGCTTGGATCGACAATTTCATCGCCAAGACGCCCATCCACCCATCCCAGGTCACCCAGCAGCAGAATCGTTACCCCC GGAAAATCACCGGCCGCGGGACACGAGTACGCACTCACTCGATCCATTCACGCAACTCGTCGCCATTTGTCCCAAGCCCAAGTTTGGTGTTGCTGGCAAAGTCGTTGAACTCAGTCGTCGCATCTTCCGCCGAGGCCGTCGCGCAAGGTTGGAAAGCATTCGTTCGCAAGTGCAGAGGACCTCTCCCGAGACGTAA
- a CDS encoding mucin 2, oligomeric mucus/gel-forming: protein MESTADEIGYDDPLALKMGQILARRAAAATRAISGSSRRSSRHSSVASGRRSVDSNGRRSSILDVVGEGSKPVESKRDSALLLPPPVVVDDRSPQEGSSRFGRVPRRVKGLQQQRQSPPGAHDLLNTFTFPSVPRPLSPPTREPESESLPQPSSSHFAQPSSHFGSQPPSHFGTSASTNANMPSYQLHIQTRVPLTVQTNLDPYSDQDPAPVSPVMFHEDARSVSFVMHGSPTSGVYVSPVESMSPTSLRFSMIERSFEALAAGERENFASNITNSNVPDDNASSESKGAGIPYDCTSSNVPHDDACYGPFVSYDDESTGFPRCDEESNDYDEVSAVSFRFSLQSSLYHCTPELPLDIAYHSSPYQNSPTGGRFPQHSSSNSRLLHHPASQSPSDLILGQQVHSSPATSYSQPSPNTPFQSSIPIAARRPERPCENPPSSNKRHTHPASAFNAHLDLLRGLSPLPSHGLPLPAPMRNP, encoded by the exons ATGGAGTCGACGGCGGATGAGATTGGGTATGATGATCCGCTTGCGCTCAAGATGGGCCAGATACTCGCACGCCGGGCCGCCGCTGCCACACGTGCCATCAGCGGGTCGTCCCGACGGTCAAGCCGACACTCGAGCGTTGCCAGCGGTCGACGATCGGTTGATTCCAACGGCCGACGATCG TCTATTCTCGACGTCGTGGGCGAGGGGTCCAAACCTG TCGAGTCCAAACGCGATTCTGCACTCTTGCTTCCTCCACCCGTCGTTGTCGACGACCGATCCCCTCAAGAAGGCTCCAGCCGTTTTGGCCGCGTGCCCCGAAGAGTAAAGGGCTTG cagcagcagaggCAGTCTCCGCCCGGCGCTCACGACTTGTTGAACACGTTTACGTTTCCCTCTGTTCCTCGCCCTTTGTCCCCGCCTACACGTGAGCCCGAGTCGGAATCGTTGCCCCAGCCATCGTCGTCGCATTTCGCCCAGCCATCGTCGCACTTTGGGTCCCAGCCTCCCTCGCACTTTGGGACAAGCGCAAGCACAAACGCAAACATGCCCTCGTACCAACTCCACATCCAAACCCGTGTCCCGCTCACCGTCCAGACCAACCTCGATCCGTACTCTGACCAGGACCCCGCGCCCGTCTCGCCCGTCATGTTCCACGAAGACGCACGGAGCGTGTCCTTTGTCATGCACGGTAGCCCTACGAGCGGTGTCTACGTGAGTCCGGTCGAGAGCATGAGTCCGACCAGTTTGCGCTTTTCGATGATCGAGAGGAGTTTTGAGGCTTTGGCCGCTGGAGAGAGGGAGA ACTTCGCCTCGAACATCACGAATTCAAACGTCCCCGACGACAACGCGAGTTCAGAATCCAAGGGTGCAGGCATCCCCTACGACTGTACGAGTTCAAACGTCCCCCACGATGATGCGTGCTACGGTCCATTCGTCTCCTACGATGATGAGAGTACAGGCTTCCCCCGCTGCGACGAGGAATCAAACGACTACGACGAGGTTTCAGCAGTCTCCTTCCGCTTCTCGCTTCAGAGCTCCCTCTACCACTGTACTCCAGAACTCCCCCTCGACATCGCGTATCACAGCTCGCCCTATCAAAATTCACCCACCGGCGGTCGGTTCCCACAacacagcagcagcaacagtcGACTCCTACATCATCCCGCATCCCAGTCGCCGTCAGACCTCATCCTCGGACAACAGGTACATTCATCCCCTGCGACATCCTACAGCCAACCTTCCCCAAACACGCCGTTCCAATCCAGCATTCCCATCGCTGCCCGCCGGCCGGAACGCCCGTGCGAAAACCCACCCTCTTCGAACAAGCGCCACACCCATCCAGCGTCCGCCTTCAATGCGCACCTGGACTTGTTGAGGGGTTTAAGCCCGCTTCCTTCGCACGGTCTGCCATTGCCCGCGCCGATGCGAAATCCCTAA
- a CDS encoding mucin 2, oligomeric mucus/gel-forming, with amino-acid sequence MPKHRQRHSDSHQLQLARRFLQLDADIRLAAAADGLFPFQKERPESPAQVYPYDAQLQHPKPKLASGAIQIRQLEHMRDEQVAKAKPSLKTRSVSDPGDAHRLISRFVPRPEQKSRS; translated from the exons ATGCCCAAGCACAGACAACGACACAGCGACTCGCACCAGCTGCAACTGGCTCGGCGCTTCTTGCAGCTAGATGCTGACATCCGC CTCGCAGCAGCCGCAGACGGCCTGTTCCCGTTCCAGAAAGAGCGGCCCGAGTCTCCTGCGCAGGTATATCCGTACGACGCTCAACTGCAACATCCGAAGCCCAAGCTCGCAAGCGGTGCTATACAGATCCGGCAACTGGAACAT ATGAGAGATGAGCAGGTTGCAAAGGCCAAACCCTCGCTCAAAACACGCAGCGTGTCCGACCCGGGAGATGCTCACCGCCTCATCTCACGCTTTGTGCCCCGCCCCGAACAAAAGTCTCGCTCATGA